The proteins below come from a single Rosa rugosa chromosome 2, drRosRugo1.1, whole genome shotgun sequence genomic window:
- the LOC133732454 gene encoding uncharacterized protein LOC133732454, which produces MMGSKARKKQMWSPQPLTPLMEGPDPEMQEEGGKKESSWEAIREWFRAQKGLPQGSNLSTSAYGSNGSTIPAKRQDLRLLLGVLGCPLAPIPQASEPVDHPMPHIKDIPFETSTAHYIIQQYLAASGCLKQQKCNKNMYASGMVKMVCCETEVSAGRNVKTLGTRSGESGCFVLWQMLPGMWSLELVVGGNKVVAGSDGKTVWRHTPWLGTHAAKGPQRPLRRIIQGLDPKSTASLFAKAQCLGEKRIGDDDCFVLKVSADREAVMERSEGPAEVIRHALYGYFCQKSGLLIYLEDSHLTRVETPENETVYWETTIGSSIADYRDVDGVLIAHQGRSIATVFRCGELSMEYTRTRMEEVWNIDDVVFNVPGLSMDYFIAPADIYDSSSAVQSP; this is translated from the exons ATGATGGGTTCAAAGGCGAGGAAGAAGCAGATGTGGTCTCCGCAGCCATTGACGCCACTCATGGAAGGTCCAGACCCAGAAATGCAAGAAGAAGGAGGTAAGAAGGAAAGCTCTTGGGAAGCCATACGTGAATGGTTCAGAGCACAAAAGGGTCTTCCTCAAGGAAGTAACTTATCAACTTCGGCATATGGAAGTAATGGTAGTACCATTCCGGCAAAGAGACAAGATTTGAGGCTCTTGCTTGGTGTGTTGGGCTGTCCTTTAGCTCCAATTCCTCAAGCCAGTGAGCCAGTTGATCATCCCATGCCTCACATCAAAGACATCCCATTT GAAACTTCGACTGCGCACTACATTATACAACAGTATCTGGCAGCAAGCGGGTGCTTGAAGCAGCAGAAGTGCAACAAGAACATGTATGCGAGTGGGATGGTAAAGATGGTCTGCTGTGAGACTGAGGTTTCTGCAGGTAGAAATGTGAAGACTTTGGGAACAAGAAGTGGGGAAAGTGGGTGCTTTGTTCTTTGGCAAATGTTACCCGGCATGTGGTCTCTGGAATTGGTGGTCGGCGGCAACAaggtggtggccggaagtgATGGAAAGACTGTGTGGAGGCACACCCCTTGGCTCGGTACTCATGCTGCCAAAGGCCCTCAACGCCCATTACGCCGCATCATCCAG GGCCTAGACCCAAAGAGCACAGCAAGCTTGTTTGCCAAGGCACAATGTTTGGGGGAGAAGAGGATTGGCGACGATGATTGCTTTGTACTAAAAGTTTCTGCAGACCGTGAGGCTGTAATGGAACGAAGCGAAGGTCCTGCAGAGGTAATTAGGCATGCATTGTACGGCTATTTCTGTCAAAAGAGTGGACTCCTCATCTACTTAGAGGACTCGCACCTCACTAGGGTTGAAACCCCAGAAAACGAAACTGTGTATTGGGAGACGACCATAGGAAGCAGCATTGCAGATTACAGAGATGTTGATGGTGTGCTCATCGCTCATCAAGGCCGTTCCATCGCCACCGTTTTCCGGTGTGGCGAGCTATCAATGGAGTATACGAGGACTAGAATGGAAGAGGTTTGGAACATTGATGATGTTGTGTTCAATGTGCCGGGGCTTTCCATGGACTATTTCATTGCTCCTGCTGATATATATGATAGTAGTAGTGCTGTACAATCACCATGA